One part of the Entelurus aequoreus isolate RoL-2023_Sb linkage group LG05, RoL_Eaeq_v1.1, whole genome shotgun sequence genome encodes these proteins:
- the erf gene encoding ETS domain-containing transcription factor ERF, which produces MKTPADTGFAFPEWAYKPESSPGSRQIQLWHFILELLRKEEYHDVIAWQGDYGEFVIKDPDEVARLWGARKCKPQMNYDKLSRALRYYYNKRILHKTKGKRFTYKFNFNKLVLVNYPFLDMGSGRSIPQSAPPVPTGGTHFRFPPSAPSDVLSSSEELRSPGVFSGVARRMARGSVSDCSDGTSTNSELEEAVGAEERAAGPDRAFRGLLPPRHPHESLFRVYGGANPAGLPRPSHRVHPESLSPFPVSPLPGPGGMLAPTLSPALSMTPTPHLSYTPSPSLSSPMLGSHFSFNPEDMKHYLQAHTQSVYNYHLSPRAFLHYPNIIIPQPHRPTPEKLPAHHLHGPPLPLSHSLGVGEDAHQHPSPFKFKLQPPPLGRKQRDAGTSLASSSSSSAGSASLFAVSGQMAAGAPKIKVEPISDIESEEEVEVTDISEDEEMNRDDDDIFTAASHHPLLHHSRNNGAAGSPSAALPPPSDPDDDDEEVFKTPATPPLSAGHSAFPLLSLKSEPAPCHPAPISPGGTRCIPLKLRFKRRWSEDQKMEADGEKDEAEDKKVRAEGREEAEQRKREGPAENGGGRGVILGLMLPPPPAQRRASSELQRATAQLSLENASC; this is translated from the exons GGTTTGCCTTCCCCGAGTGGGCCTACAAGCCGGAGTCCAGCCCGGGCTCCCGGCAGATCCAGCTCtggcacttcatcctggagctgCTCAGGAAGGAGGAGTACCACGACGTCATCGCCTGGCAGGGCGACTACGGCGAGTTCGTCATCAAAGACCCAGACGAGGTGGCTCGCTTGTGGGGGGCCAGGAAGTGCAAGCCCCAGATGAACTATGACAAACTCAGCCGCGCCCTCAG GTACTACTACAACAAGAGGATCCTACACAAGACTAAAGGCAAGAGGTTCACCTACAAGTTCAACTTCAACAAGCTGGTGCTGGTCAACTACCCCTTCCTCGACATGGGCTCTG GTCGCAGCATCCCACAGAGTGCCCCGCCTGTGCCCACCGGCGGCACCCACTTCCGCTTCCCCCCCTCTGCGCCCTCGGACGTGCTGTCGTCCAGCGAGGAGCTGCGCAGCCCGGGCGTGTTCAGCGGCGTGGCGCGCCGCATGGCCCGCGGCTCCGTCAGCGACTGCAGCGACGGGACGTCCACCAACTCGGAGCTGGAGGAAGCGGTGGGGGCGGAGGAGCGGGCGGCGGGGCCCGACAGGGCTTTCAGGGGGCTCCTCCCGCCCCGCCACCCTCACGAGTCGCTCTTCAGGGTCTACGGCGGCGCCAACCCGGCGGGACTCCCCAGACCCTCCCATAGGGTCCACCCCGAGTCCCTGTCTCCGTTTCCCGTGTCCCCCCTGCCGGGCCCCGGGGGGATGCTGGCCCCGACTCTGTCCCCGGCCCTCTCCATGACGCCCACCCCACACCTGTCCTACACCCCCTCGCCCTCGCTGTCCTCCCCCATGCTGGGCTCCCACTTCTCCTTCAACCCGGAGGACATGAAGCACTACCTGCAGGCCCACACCCAGTCCGTCTACAACTACCACCTCAGCCCCCGCGCCTTCCTTCACTACCCCAACATCATCATCCCGCAGCCCCACCGCCCCACCCCCGAGAAGCTGCCCGCCCACCACCTGCACGGCCCGCCCCTGCCTCTCTCCCATTCGCTGGGGGTCGGAGAGGACGCCCACCAGCACCCGTCGCCTTTCAAGTTCAAGCTTCAGCCGCCCCCTCTTGGCCGCAAGCAGCGGGATGCGGGAACCTCATtggcttcttcctcctcctcatccGCTGGCTCCGCCTCCTTGTTCGCTGTGTCCGGACAGATGGCTGCGGGAGCGCCCAAGATCAAG GTGGAGCCCATATCTGACATCGAGTCGGAGGAGGAGGTGGAAGTGACCGACATCAGCGAGGACGAGGAGATGAACCGTGATGACGACGACATCTTCACCGCCGCGTCCCATCACCCACTCCTCCATCATTCCAGGAATAACGGGGCCGCCGGCAGCCCCTCAGCCGCCCTCCCGCCGCCCTCCGACCCTGATGACGACGACGAGGAGGTCTTCAAGACGCCCGCCACCCCGCCTCTCAGCGCCGGTCACTCGGCGTTCCCGCTCCTCAGCCTGAAGAGCGAGCCGGCCCCGTGCCACCCGGCCCCCATCAGCCCCGGCGGCACCCGCTGTATACCGCTCAAACTCCGCTTCAAGCGCCGCTGGAGCGAGGACCAGAAGATGGAGGCGGACGGCGAGAAGGATGAGGCCGAGGACAAGAAAGTGCGAGCCGAGGGCAGGGAGGAGGCGGAGCAGCGGAAGAGGGAGGGGCCGGCAGAGAACGGAGGAGGTCGGGGCGTCATCTTGGGCTTGATGCTGCCGCCGCCGCCCGCCCAGCGCCGGGCCAGCTCGGAGCTGCAGCGAGCCACCGCTCAGCTGTCTCTGGAGAACGCCAGCTGCTGA